From the genome of Impatiens glandulifera chromosome 9, dImpGla2.1, whole genome shotgun sequence, one region includes:
- the LOC124915741 gene encoding uncharacterized protein LOC124915741, whose translation MVWKKRVCAHLACLHDDMWSVVTKGPIKIDKEKSECTNEDKRKNNLDNLAMEILYRSLDDNMFNYIISCESAKEIWDRLTKLCEDNAQTKENKITVATQQFDNFKMRPRETMTKFDARFSQIITTLSILGKTYNNREIVIKVMRALPWKWDIKTMAYEFKLNSRNEKEHTTSAIISKALVSS comes from the exons atggtgtggaagaagagagtttgCGCCCATCTTGCTTGTTTGCAcgatgatatgtggagtgttgttACTAAAGGACCAATCAAGATCGACAAAGAAAAATCAGAATGtacaaatgaagataagaggaagaataaCCTCGACAACTTGGCCATGGAAAtcctgtacagatctcttgacgACAACATGTTCAATTACATCATATCTTGCGAgtctgccaaagaaatttgggatagaCTCACTAAACTTTGTGAAGACAACGcgcaaaccaaagagaacaagatcACGGTTGCCACCCAGCAGTTTGACAACTTTAAAATGCGTCCAAGAGAGACGATGACTAAGTTTGATGCAAGATTCAGTCAGATTATCACTACCCTATCCATCCTTGGTAAGACCTACAATAATAGAGAGATTGTTATAAAGGTCATGCGAGCTTTACCCTGGaagtgggacatcaagactatg gcctatgagtttaaGTTGAACTCGAGGAATGAAAAGGAGCACACCACATCCGCTATCATTAGCAAGGCTTTGGTGTCTTCCTAG